The following DNA comes from Bacillota bacterium.
CACCGCCGGGTCATCCAGCCTCGACCGGTTGGTCAGCCCGAGCCGCGAAGAGTGGAAGAAGTAGTAGATGACATCAGGGTCATACCAGTCGTAGGTAAGGACGAAGGCCGGCGCCAGCCCCTCCCGGGTCCGCTCGAGGACGTCCCTGGGCTCGAGGGTGGTCGCCAGGGCCTCGATGCCCACTGCTCGCAGTTGCTCCGACACGGCCTTGCCCAGCCCGGCCTCCCACTGGTAGTCGTAACTCAGGACCTCGACCCGGAGACGCGATGGCGGCGCCCCGTTCAGACCGGGTCTTTCGACCAGGCCGTCGCCGTCCGTATCCTTCCAACCGTCGGCGGCCAGGACCGCCTTGGCCCGAGCGGGGTCGTAGGCGGGAAGGCCATCCCCCTTGGAACCGGCCTTCAGCCCGCTAGCCCACATCCCGCCGGGGATGACCGATGTCTCGGCCGTCGCCGGCAGGCCGACCTTGTCAATCAAGGCTTGACGGTCGATGGCCAGCGCCGCCGCCTCCCGCACGGCCGGATCAGCCATGGGCCCGTCGGCCACGTTGAAGCCCAAGTAGGTCAGGGTCGGCCGGTGGACGACTAGCCCGGGTGGGCCCTGCCAAGACTCCCCCTGGCCGAACTCGGCCACGTCGAGCCGGCTGCCTCCGAAAGCGGCCGAGAGCGAGCCGCGCTCGGGAAGGAACTCGAAGACTACCTGCCGCGGTCTGGCGGGCCCCGGCCCCTTGACGAACGGCGGCGGCCAATCGTACCCGTCGTTGGCGACCAAGGTCAGCCGGCCGCCGGTCAGGGACTCCGGCCGGAAAGGCCCGCTCCCCACTGGACCCAACGCCCCGGCTTCGCCGCCGGGGGCGACCACGCCATAGGCCGACCAGGACAAGGCCGTCCAGACTGGAGGATACGGACGTTCAAAAACCAGTCTGACCCGTTCCGGGTCGACCACGATGACCTCCTTGACCGGGCCGAGCATCCTCGCCAGGGTTCCCGATTCGGGGGCCTCAGTCAACCGGTCGAGGGTATACTTGACCGCGCCGGCGTCGACCGGTCGCCCGTCGTGGAAACGGACACCGCGTCGGAGCCGGAAGGTTATCTCCTTCCCCCCCGCCCCGATCTCCCACCCGGCGGCCAGGTGGGGATAGAGCCGCCCGTCGGGTCCGGTGATCACCAGGGTGTCGTAAATCAGGCGATAGGGGCTCAGGGCCTGGGGCTGGTTAGGATCCACGGGCGAGGCCGCCGGGTCGAGCGAGGAAAGCCGGTAGGGCACGCCGACGACGACCGTGCCCGCTGGGCGCGGCTGGCCGGCGATGGCCCCAAACTCACCGAAGACCGCCGCGACGAGGGCCGATGAAGCTGCCGTCAACCAAAGGGCCACCAGGATGGCTCTGCGGCCGCGGTGGAGCAAGAGGGGGTCACCGCCGTTCTGTGAAAAGAGGGCCGGGCCTCGAGGGACCGCCCCCATCTAGGACTTAGACGGTTGTTCCGTCCTTCCTGGTTTCAGCCAGCCGGGCTTGGGTCCGTC
Coding sequences within:
- a CDS encoding ABC transporter substrate-binding protein, which produces MTAASSALVAAVFGEFGAIAGQPRPAGTVVVGVPYRLSSLDPAASPVDPNQPQALSPYRLIYDTLVITGPDGRLYPHLAAGWEIGAGGKEITFRLRRGVRFHDGRPVDAGAVKYTLDRLTEAPESGTLARMLGPVKEVIVVDPERVRLVFERPYPPVWTALSWSAYGVVAPGGEAGALGPVGSGPFRPESLTGGRLTLVANDGYDWPPPFVKGPGPARPRQVVFEFLPERGSLSAAFGGSRLDVAEFGQGESWQGPPGLVVHRPTLTYLGFNVADGPMADPAVREAAALAIDRQALIDKVGLPATAETSVIPGGMWASGLKAGSKGDGLPAYDPARAKAVLAADGWKDTDGDGLVERPGLNGAPPSRLRVEVLSYDYQWEAGLGKAVSEQLRAVGIEALATTLEPRDVLERTREGLAPAFVLTYDWYDPDVIYYFFHSSRLGLTNRSRLDDPAV